A single window of Salvia splendens isolate huo1 chromosome 6, SspV2, whole genome shotgun sequence DNA harbors:
- the LOC121809613 gene encoding uncharacterized protein LOC121809613 isoform X2 translates to MLLGIPYSMTQRQVQKAVAFARKAHHGQTRKTGDPYISHCIHTGKILAVLVPSDGKRAIDTIVAGILHDIVDDTCESLDSIEREFDSDAAKLVAGVSRLSYINQLLRRRRRMSVGQDTLNHEEANNLRAMLLGMVDDPRVVLIKLADRLHNMRTIYALPPSKAQAVAQETLAIWCSLASRLGLWALKAELEDLCFAVLQPKVFRQLRADLVSMWSPSNNGNLRRISTKSSGVVHFQECEESGDLDEENSMKVLLQAVLPFDLLLDRKKRVDFSHNFATCLDTPKKPKVVRDAGVALASLVVCEEALERELFISTSYVPGMEVSLSGRLKSLYSIYSKMIRKDVGIRKVYDARALRVVVGDKNGTLHGQAVQCCYNLLNIIHKLWAPIDGEFDDYIVNPKPSGYQSLHTAVQGPDSSPLEVQIRTQRMHEYAEHGLAAHWLYKETENILPSKIFVDDSNIGVLPDFSEKIENQASIESDMLLKYSSLKVGHPVLRVEAGQLLAAVIVSVDNDGRELLVAVGFGLAAYAAVAERRSPYQIKRWEVHADLFKKVSDQWWCAPGHGDWCTNLEKYTLCRDGIYHKQDQFERCLPTFIQVIELTEWEEAEYWAVVSAVFEGKPTTPSVFNSNSVKPTSAFNSALLDSGINNKVQLLRTMLQWEEQLRSEAGLRQLKFDRKFRNAESLSLGEVAVVCWPHGEIMRLRNGSTAGDAARRIGLDGKLVSINGMLVLPNTELKDGDVVEVRL, encoded by the exons ATGTTACTGGGTATCCCATATTCAATGACACAAAG GCAGGTGCAAAAGGCTGTTGCATTTGCAAGGAAAGCTCACCATGGTCAGACGAGAAAAACAGGGGACCCCTATATATCCCACTGTATTCACACAGGCAAAATTTTAGCTGTTTTAGTCCCATCAGATGGTAAAAGA GCCATTGATACAATTGTAGCTGGGATCCTCCATGACATAGTTGATGACACGTGTGAAAGTTTGGACAGCATAGAGCGAGAATTTGATTCTGATGCTGCAAAGTTGGTGGCTGGAGTCTCCCGACTGAGCTATATTAATCAG CTACTACGAAGACGCCGCAGAATGAGTGTAGGTCAAGATACACTCAACCATGAAGAG GCAAATAATTTACGAGCTATGCTTCTGGGCATGGTTGACGATCCACGTGTCGTTCTCATCAAGCTTGCAGATCGACTTCACAATATGAGAACCAT ATATGCTCTACCTCCCAGCAAAGCCCAGGCTGTGGCACAGGAGACATTAGCTATCTGGTGCTCACTTGCTTCCCGACTGGGTCTATGGGCTCTTAAAGCTGAACTTGAAGATCTGTGCTTTGCTGTCCTTCAG CCTAAAGTGTTTCGTCAACTGAGGGCAGACCTTGTGTCCATGTGGAGCCCTAGTAACAATGGCAACCTAAGAAGAATATCAACAAAGTCAAGTGGTGTTGTACACTTTCAAGAATGTGAAGAATCTGGAGATTTGGATGAGGAAAATAGCATGAAG GTTCTTTTGCAAGCTGTGCTTCCATTTGATCTCTTATTGGATAGAAAAAAACGTGTAGATTTTTCTCACAATTTTGCAACATGCTTGGATACTCCAAAAAAACCCAAAGTTGTGAGGGATGCTGGTGTTGCTTTGGCATCACTAGTAGTTTGTGAAGAAGCATTGGAGCGAGAATTATTTATTTCAACATC TTATGTTCCTGGCATGGAAGTATCGCTATCTGGACGGCTAAAAAGTCTGTATAGCATCTACAGTAAG ATGATAAGAAAAGATGTCGGAATCAGGAAAGTATATGATGCCAGAGCATTGAGGGTCGTTGTTGGAGATAAGAATGGAACTTTGCATGGACAGGCGGTTCAATGTTGTTACAATCTACTTAACATTATACACAA ACTTTGGGCCCCAATCGATGGCGAATTTGATGATTACATTGTCAACCCAAAACCAAGTGGTTACCAg TCACTTCATACTGCGGTCCAAGGGCCTGACTCTTCTCCTCTTGAAGTTCAAATACGAACACAG AGAATGCATGAGTATGCTGAACATGGGCTTGCTGCACATTGGCTATACAAGGAAACAGAGAATATATTGCCATCAAAGATATTTGTAGATGATTCTAACATTGGGGTCTTGCCAGATTTTTCTgagaaaatagaaaatcaagCTTCCATTGAGAGTGATATGCTACTAAAATATAGCTCACTTAAAGTAGGTCATCCAGTTCTTAGAGTGGAAGCTGGCCAATTGCTTGCTGCAGTTATTGTCAG CGTAGATAATGATGGAAGAGAATTGCTTGTTGCTGTGGGTTTTGGTCTAGCTGCTTATGCTGCAGTAGCTGAAAGAAGATCCCCATACCAAATAAAAAGATGGGAAGTTCATGCAGATCTATTTAAAAAG GTATCGGATCAATGGTGGTGCGCACCAGGACACGGGGATTGGTGTACTAACTTGGAAAAGTACACCCTTTGTCGTGACGGTATATACCACAAG CAAGACCAATTTGAACGATGTTTGCCTACTTTCATCCAAGTCATCGAGTTGACAGAGTGGGAAGAAGCTGAATACTGGGCTGTTGTCTCAGCTGTTTTTGAGGGGAAACCGACTACTCCATCTGTTTTCAACTCAAACTCTGTGAAGCCTACCTCTGCTTTTAATTCTGCTTTGCTGGACAGTGGCATCAATAACAAG GTACAACTTCTAAGAACAATGCTTCAATGGGAGGAGCAGCTGCGTTCGGAAGCAGGGCTACGACAGCTAAAGTTCGACAGGAAATTCAGGAATGCAGAGTCGCTTTCCCTCGGTGAGGTTGCAGTGGTGTGCTGGCCGCACGGGGAAATAATGAGACTGCGCAATGGTAGCACAGCCGGTGATGCTGCTAGAAGGATCGGACTTGACGGGAAGCTCGTGTCGATAAACGGGATGCTGGTGTTACCCAACACAGAGTTGAAAGATGGTGATGTAGTTGAAGTCAGGCTGTAA
- the LOC121807247 gene encoding ADP-ribosylation factor 1-like 2, which produces MGQAFRKLFDTFFGNSEMRVVMLGLDAAGKTTILYKLHIGEVLSTVPTIGFNVEKVQYKNVIFTVWDVGGQEKLRPLWRHYFNNTDGLIYVVDSLDRERIGRAKEEFQAIIKDLFMLNAVILVFANKQDMKGAMTPMEVCEGLGLYDLKNRKWHIQGTCALKGDGLYEGLDWLSSTLKEHKATGFSSVASSSF; this is translated from the exons ATGGGACAAGCGTTTCGCAAACTCTTCGATACTTTCTTCGGAAACTCAGAGATGCGG GTTGTGATGCTTGGGCTGGATGCTGCTGGCAAGACCACTATACTGTATAAGCTTCACATTGGAGAGGTTTTATCAACTGTTCCTACCATTG GTTTCAATGTAGAGAAAgttcaatataaaaatgtgatcTTTACAGTGTGGGATGTTGGTGGCCAAGAGAAGTTAAGACCCTTATGGAGACATTACTTCAATAATACTGATGGGCTG ATCTATGTTGTTGACTCTCTGGAtcgagagagaattgggagggCAAAGGAGGAGTTTCAG GCCATTATCAAAGACCTGTTCATGCTTAATGCTGTTATATTGGTCTTTGCGAACAAACAAGACATG AAAGGCGCAATGACCCCGATGGAAGTTTGCGAGGGGCTGGGCCTTTACGATCTCAAGAATCGAAAATGGCACATACAAGGGACGTGTGCCCTCAAAGGGGATGGGTTGTATGAAGGGTTGGACTGGTTATCAAGCACTTTGAAGGAACACAAGGCTACTGGATTTTCTTCGGTGGCCTCTTCGTCGTTCTAA
- the LOC121806166 gene encoding uncharacterized protein LOC121806166 isoform X2, which yields MDFHSLTRRELQAFCKRNKIPANMTNAAMADALSALEIVEGIEDFMQTSQTESTQSSIELQDSLEVTSPYVPPTGGRSTRRRNVSNAEPVVMTTARCTTRKTTVKAQVDAMETPAVAAQASRRRVQIAPAYLELDSQLEKCVEQKKDALMTPAAVGATSRRRRAEETEKKVYSTRRSARLAVKSMPMLSGETELSNEELFAKDCEDQEVNQKEVSGVTVENVEDREKSELSNELCAKDFIDQEVNQKELSGITDGVENMEVDIENSELSSNELSAKDCEDKEVNQKEDHIELSGITGADVVENMEDKEKSEKDITVGEVEKGTDSAAAVQHNEEIFDNTEYPGDEDTELLVQQSEGCVDVPKCETEEVTVERSKQVEDIETDAGSKDEAVEFESKCETEITVENSKEDYIETDAGSADEAAEFESKCETEVKVENSKEVEDVETDAGSADEAAEFESKCETEFTVENSKEVDNIEIDEGSEEEATEFESKCETEVTVENLNEVDDDETDAGSEEDAAAAFESKVVVVCDDEVEVEVECEDDHDLNVTLGKLTEMSLEQEVDFGIHEETKKTETVQVEESEETETMEVEESVKANGTELVITEDDTIKAGKDKVRRFEEESLRKLSKMLKEKLQISSKRSSKNGGNEVRQRSALQELPENTLIGGNGK from the exons ATGGATTTCCACAGCCTTACAAGGAGAGAGCTGCAGGCGTTCTGCAAGAGGAATAAAATCCCAGCCAACATGACCAATGCTGCCATGGCCGACGCTCTCAGTGCTCTCGAGATC GTTGAAGGAATTGAGGATTTTATGCAGACATCTCAAACAGAAAGCACACAATCATCCATTGAGCTACAAGACAGCTTGGAGGTAACATCTCCATATGTTCCTCCAACTGGTGGCCGGAGCACACGCCGGAGAAATGTCTCCAATGCTGAACCTGTGGTAATGACCACGGCTCGGTGCACTACCCGGAAAACCACTGTCAAAGCTCAGGTCGATGCAATGGAAACTCCGGCAGTGGCAGCGCAGGCTAGCCGAAGGAGGGTCCAGATTGCCCCAGCGTATCTTGAACTGGATTCGCAGTTGGAGAAATGCGTGGAACAGAAGAAGGATGCTTTGATGACCCCTGCTGCAGTGGGGGCTACTAGCCGGAGAAGAAGAGCAGAGGAGACTGAGAAGAAGGTGTACAGCACGCGACGATCGGCCAGGTTGGCAGTGAAAAGTATGCCAATGTTGAGTGGAGAAACTGAGCTTTCTAATGAAGAATTGTTTGCTAAAGATTGTGAAGACCAGGAGGTGAATCAGAAAGAAGTGTCAGGAGTTACTG TTGAAAATGTGGAGGATAGAGAAAAATCTGAGCTTTCCAATGAATTATGTGCTAAAGATTTTATAGATCAGGAGGTGAATCAGAAAGAACTATCAGGAATTACTG ATGGAGTTGAAAATATGGAGGTGGATATAGAAAACTCTGAGCTTTCCAGCAATGAATTATCTGCTAAAGATTGTGAAGATAAGGAGGTGAATCAGAAAGAAGACCATATTGAACTGTCGGGAATTACTG GCGCTGATGTAGTTGAAAATATGGAGgataaagaaaaatctgaaaaggATATAACCGTGGGAGAAGTAGAAAAGGGCACTGATTCTGCAGCTGCAGTTCAACATAATGAAGAGATATTTGATAACACAGAATATCCTGGTGATGAAGACACAGAATTGCTGGTTCAACAGAGTGAAG GTTGTGTCGATGTCCCCAAATGTGAAACTGAAGAAGTCACAGTTGAGAGATCAAAACAAGTAGAAGATATTGAGACCGATGCAGGATCTAAAGACGAGGCTGTGGAGTTTGAAAGCAAATGTGAAACTGAAATCACAGTTGAGAATTCAAAAGAAGATTATATTGAAACCGATGCAGGATCTGCAGACGAGGCAGCTGAGTTTGAAAGCAAATGTGAAACTGAAGTCAAAGTTGAGAACTCAAAAGAAGTAGAAGATGTTGAGACCGATGCAGGATCTGCAGACGAGGCAGCTGAGTTTGAAAGCAAATGTGAAACTGAATTCACAGTTGAGAACTCAAAAGAAGTAGATAATATTGAGATAGATGAAGGATCTGAAGAAGAGGCTACTGAGTTTGAAAGCAAATGTGAAACTGAAGTCACAGTGGAGAACTTGAACGAAGTAGATGATGATGAGACAGATGCAGGATCTGAAGAAGATGCTGCTGCTGCGTTTGAAAGCAAAG TGGTAGTAGTGTGTGAtgatgaggttgaggttgaggtaGAGTGTGAAGATGATCATGACTTGAATGTGACATTAGGCAAACTCACAGAGATGAGTCTGGAACAAGAAGTTGATTTTGGTATTCATGAAGAGACAAAGAAGACTGAAACTGTTCAAGTCGAAGAGAGTGAAGAAACGGAAACTATGGAGGTTGAAGAAAGTGTTAAGGCTAACGGGACCGAATTGGTGATCACAGAAGATGATACGATCAAGGCAGGGAAAGACAAAGTGCGGCGTTTTGAAGAGGAGAGCTTGAGAAAGCTCTCGAAGATGTTGAAGGAGAAGCTACAGATCTCGAGTAAAAGATCAAGCAAGAATGGCGGCAACGAGGTGCGCCAGAGATCAGCTTTGCAAGAGCTCCCTGAGAACACATTGATCGGTGGGAATGGAAAGTGA
- the LOC121808482 gene encoding NADH dehydrogenase [ubiquinone] iron-sulfur protein 6, mitochondrial-like, with the protein MAAIGRRNGLKMATHLMKTLTGSSRSLSGIVSSEVATSHTQKWMQDTSKKSPMELINEVPPIKVEDRIAVCEGDSNPALGHPVEFICLDKDEPAVCKYCGLRYVQDHHH; encoded by the exons ATGGCGGCAATCGGGAGAAGGAATGGATTAAAAATGGCCACGCACCTCATGAAAACCCTCACCGGATCTTCGAGAAGCCTCAGCGGCATCGTTAGTAGCGAAGTTGCCACCTCTCATACCCAAAAATGGATGCAG GATACGAGTAAAAAGTCTCCAATGGAGTTGATCAATGAAGTTCCACCAATCAAAGTAGAAGACAGGATTGCTGTTTGTGAAGGAG ATAGTAACCCGGCACTGGGTCATCCGGTTGAGTTCATATGCCTTGACAAGGACGAGCCAGCTGTGTGCAAGTATTGTGGTCTGCGATACGTGCAAGACCATCATCACTAG
- the LOC121806166 gene encoding uncharacterized protein LOC121806166 isoform X1, producing the protein MDFHSLTRRELQAFCKRNKIPANMTNAAMADALSALEIVEGIEDFMQTSQTESTQSSIELQDSLEVTSPYVPPTGGRSTRRRNVSNAEPVVMTTARCTTRKTTVKAQVDAMETPAVAAQASRRRVQIAPAYLELDSQLEKCVEQKKDALMTPAAVGATSRRRRAEETEKKVYSTRRSARLAVKSMPMLSGETELSNEELFAKDCEDQEVNQKEVSGVTVENVEDREKSELSNELCAKDFIDQEVNQKELSGITGADGVENMEVDIENSELSSNELSAKDCEDKEVNQKEDHIELSGITGADVVENMEDKEKSEKDITVGEVEKGTDSAAAVQHNEEIFDNTEYPGDEDTELLVQQSEGCVDVPKCETEEVTVERSKQVEDIETDAGSKDEAVEFESKCETEITVENSKEDYIETDAGSADEAAEFESKCETEVKVENSKEVEDVETDAGSADEAAEFESKCETEFTVENSKEVDNIEIDEGSEEEATEFESKCETEVTVENLNEVDDDETDAGSEEDAAAAFESKVVVVCDDEVEVEVECEDDHDLNVTLGKLTEMSLEQEVDFGIHEETKKTETVQVEESEETETMEVEESVKANGTELVITEDDTIKAGKDKVRRFEEESLRKLSKMLKEKLQISSKRSSKNGGNEVRQRSALQELPENTLIGGNGK; encoded by the exons ATGGATTTCCACAGCCTTACAAGGAGAGAGCTGCAGGCGTTCTGCAAGAGGAATAAAATCCCAGCCAACATGACCAATGCTGCCATGGCCGACGCTCTCAGTGCTCTCGAGATC GTTGAAGGAATTGAGGATTTTATGCAGACATCTCAAACAGAAAGCACACAATCATCCATTGAGCTACAAGACAGCTTGGAGGTAACATCTCCATATGTTCCTCCAACTGGTGGCCGGAGCACACGCCGGAGAAATGTCTCCAATGCTGAACCTGTGGTAATGACCACGGCTCGGTGCACTACCCGGAAAACCACTGTCAAAGCTCAGGTCGATGCAATGGAAACTCCGGCAGTGGCAGCGCAGGCTAGCCGAAGGAGGGTCCAGATTGCCCCAGCGTATCTTGAACTGGATTCGCAGTTGGAGAAATGCGTGGAACAGAAGAAGGATGCTTTGATGACCCCTGCTGCAGTGGGGGCTACTAGCCGGAGAAGAAGAGCAGAGGAGACTGAGAAGAAGGTGTACAGCACGCGACGATCGGCCAGGTTGGCAGTGAAAAGTATGCCAATGTTGAGTGGAGAAACTGAGCTTTCTAATGAAGAATTGTTTGCTAAAGATTGTGAAGACCAGGAGGTGAATCAGAAAGAAGTGTCAGGAGTTACTG TTGAAAATGTGGAGGATAGAGAAAAATCTGAGCTTTCCAATGAATTATGTGCTAAAGATTTTATAGATCAGGAGGTGAATCAGAAAGAACTATCAGGAATTACTG GTGCAGATGGAGTTGAAAATATGGAGGTGGATATAGAAAACTCTGAGCTTTCCAGCAATGAATTATCTGCTAAAGATTGTGAAGATAAGGAGGTGAATCAGAAAGAAGACCATATTGAACTGTCGGGAATTACTG GCGCTGATGTAGTTGAAAATATGGAGgataaagaaaaatctgaaaaggATATAACCGTGGGAGAAGTAGAAAAGGGCACTGATTCTGCAGCTGCAGTTCAACATAATGAAGAGATATTTGATAACACAGAATATCCTGGTGATGAAGACACAGAATTGCTGGTTCAACAGAGTGAAG GTTGTGTCGATGTCCCCAAATGTGAAACTGAAGAAGTCACAGTTGAGAGATCAAAACAAGTAGAAGATATTGAGACCGATGCAGGATCTAAAGACGAGGCTGTGGAGTTTGAAAGCAAATGTGAAACTGAAATCACAGTTGAGAATTCAAAAGAAGATTATATTGAAACCGATGCAGGATCTGCAGACGAGGCAGCTGAGTTTGAAAGCAAATGTGAAACTGAAGTCAAAGTTGAGAACTCAAAAGAAGTAGAAGATGTTGAGACCGATGCAGGATCTGCAGACGAGGCAGCTGAGTTTGAAAGCAAATGTGAAACTGAATTCACAGTTGAGAACTCAAAAGAAGTAGATAATATTGAGATAGATGAAGGATCTGAAGAAGAGGCTACTGAGTTTGAAAGCAAATGTGAAACTGAAGTCACAGTGGAGAACTTGAACGAAGTAGATGATGATGAGACAGATGCAGGATCTGAAGAAGATGCTGCTGCTGCGTTTGAAAGCAAAG TGGTAGTAGTGTGTGAtgatgaggttgaggttgaggtaGAGTGTGAAGATGATCATGACTTGAATGTGACATTAGGCAAACTCACAGAGATGAGTCTGGAACAAGAAGTTGATTTTGGTATTCATGAAGAGACAAAGAAGACTGAAACTGTTCAAGTCGAAGAGAGTGAAGAAACGGAAACTATGGAGGTTGAAGAAAGTGTTAAGGCTAACGGGACCGAATTGGTGATCACAGAAGATGATACGATCAAGGCAGGGAAAGACAAAGTGCGGCGTTTTGAAGAGGAGAGCTTGAGAAAGCTCTCGAAGATGTTGAAGGAGAAGCTACAGATCTCGAGTAAAAGATCAAGCAAGAATGGCGGCAACGAGGTGCGCCAGAGATCAGCTTTGCAAGAGCTCCCTGAGAACACATTGATCGGTGGGAATGGAAAGTGA
- the LOC121809613 gene encoding uncharacterized protein LOC121809613 isoform X1: protein MSSCRSSAMFIGPKTSIIIRRSRFFIGKPAKFRCLLSPILPEFAVTASLSSVLSSGNMIAAAAGSSTAHGAVTSAITQVAVTAVAIASGACLSTKVEFLWPKVDERPGSHILDGVDVTGYPIFNDTKVQKAVAFARKAHHGQTRKTGDPYISHCIHTGKILAVLVPSDGKRAIDTIVAGILHDIVDDTCESLDSIEREFDSDAAKLVAGVSRLSYINQLLRRRRRMSVGQDTLNHEEANNLRAMLLGMVDDPRVVLIKLADRLHNMRTIYALPPSKAQAVAQETLAIWCSLASRLGLWALKAELEDLCFAVLQPKVFRQLRADLVSMWSPSNNGNLRRISTKSSGVVHFQECEESGDLDEENSMKVLLQAVLPFDLLLDRKKRVDFSHNFATCLDTPKKPKVVRDAGVALASLVVCEEALERELFISTSYVPGMEVSLSGRLKSLYSIYSKMIRKDVGIRKVYDARALRVVVGDKNGTLHGQAVQCCYNLLNIIHKLWAPIDGEFDDYIVNPKPSGYQSLHTAVQGPDSSPLEVQIRTQRMHEYAEHGLAAHWLYKETENILPSKIFVDDSNIGVLPDFSEKIENQASIESDMLLKYSSLKVGHPVLRVEAGQLLAAVIVSVDNDGRELLVAVGFGLAAYAAVAERRSPYQIKRWEVHADLFKKVSDQWWCAPGHGDWCTNLEKYTLCRDGIYHKQDQFERCLPTFIQVIELTEWEEAEYWAVVSAVFEGKPTTPSVFNSNSVKPTSAFNSALLDSGINNKVQLLRTMLQWEEQLRSEAGLRQLKFDRKFRNAESLSLGEVAVVCWPHGEIMRLRNGSTAGDAARRIGLDGKLVSINGMLVLPNTELKDGDVVEVRL, encoded by the exons ATGTCTTCATGCCGCTCCTCCGCCATGTTCATCGGTCCAAAAACTTCCATAATCATCCGGAGAAGTCGTTTTTTCATCGGCAAGCCAGCCAAATTTCGGTGCCTTTTGAGTCCAATTTTGCCGGAATTCGCGGTCACGGCGTCTCTGAGCTCAGTTTTGTCTTCCGGAAACATGATTGCGGCCGCCGCTGGATCGAGCACGGCTCATGGAGCTGTGACTTCAGCTATCACGCAAGTGGCGGTGACGGCGGTTGCGATTGCTTCAGGCGCTTGTCTCTCCACGAAGGTGGAGTTTCTGTGGCCTAAAGTTGATGAGCGACCAG GATCTCATATTCTTGATGGAGTAGATGTTACTGGGTATCCCATATTCAATGACACAAAG GTGCAAAAGGCTGTTGCATTTGCAAGGAAAGCTCACCATGGTCAGACGAGAAAAACAGGGGACCCCTATATATCCCACTGTATTCACACAGGCAAAATTTTAGCTGTTTTAGTCCCATCAGATGGTAAAAGA GCCATTGATACAATTGTAGCTGGGATCCTCCATGACATAGTTGATGACACGTGTGAAAGTTTGGACAGCATAGAGCGAGAATTTGATTCTGATGCTGCAAAGTTGGTGGCTGGAGTCTCCCGACTGAGCTATATTAATCAG CTACTACGAAGACGCCGCAGAATGAGTGTAGGTCAAGATACACTCAACCATGAAGAG GCAAATAATTTACGAGCTATGCTTCTGGGCATGGTTGACGATCCACGTGTCGTTCTCATCAAGCTTGCAGATCGACTTCACAATATGAGAACCAT ATATGCTCTACCTCCCAGCAAAGCCCAGGCTGTGGCACAGGAGACATTAGCTATCTGGTGCTCACTTGCTTCCCGACTGGGTCTATGGGCTCTTAAAGCTGAACTTGAAGATCTGTGCTTTGCTGTCCTTCAG CCTAAAGTGTTTCGTCAACTGAGGGCAGACCTTGTGTCCATGTGGAGCCCTAGTAACAATGGCAACCTAAGAAGAATATCAACAAAGTCAAGTGGTGTTGTACACTTTCAAGAATGTGAAGAATCTGGAGATTTGGATGAGGAAAATAGCATGAAG GTTCTTTTGCAAGCTGTGCTTCCATTTGATCTCTTATTGGATAGAAAAAAACGTGTAGATTTTTCTCACAATTTTGCAACATGCTTGGATACTCCAAAAAAACCCAAAGTTGTGAGGGATGCTGGTGTTGCTTTGGCATCACTAGTAGTTTGTGAAGAAGCATTGGAGCGAGAATTATTTATTTCAACATC TTATGTTCCTGGCATGGAAGTATCGCTATCTGGACGGCTAAAAAGTCTGTATAGCATCTACAGTAAG ATGATAAGAAAAGATGTCGGAATCAGGAAAGTATATGATGCCAGAGCATTGAGGGTCGTTGTTGGAGATAAGAATGGAACTTTGCATGGACAGGCGGTTCAATGTTGTTACAATCTACTTAACATTATACACAA ACTTTGGGCCCCAATCGATGGCGAATTTGATGATTACATTGTCAACCCAAAACCAAGTGGTTACCAg TCACTTCATACTGCGGTCCAAGGGCCTGACTCTTCTCCTCTTGAAGTTCAAATACGAACACAG AGAATGCATGAGTATGCTGAACATGGGCTTGCTGCACATTGGCTATACAAGGAAACAGAGAATATATTGCCATCAAAGATATTTGTAGATGATTCTAACATTGGGGTCTTGCCAGATTTTTCTgagaaaatagaaaatcaagCTTCCATTGAGAGTGATATGCTACTAAAATATAGCTCACTTAAAGTAGGTCATCCAGTTCTTAGAGTGGAAGCTGGCCAATTGCTTGCTGCAGTTATTGTCAG CGTAGATAATGATGGAAGAGAATTGCTTGTTGCTGTGGGTTTTGGTCTAGCTGCTTATGCTGCAGTAGCTGAAAGAAGATCCCCATACCAAATAAAAAGATGGGAAGTTCATGCAGATCTATTTAAAAAG GTATCGGATCAATGGTGGTGCGCACCAGGACACGGGGATTGGTGTACTAACTTGGAAAAGTACACCCTTTGTCGTGACGGTATATACCACAAG CAAGACCAATTTGAACGATGTTTGCCTACTTTCATCCAAGTCATCGAGTTGACAGAGTGGGAAGAAGCTGAATACTGGGCTGTTGTCTCAGCTGTTTTTGAGGGGAAACCGACTACTCCATCTGTTTTCAACTCAAACTCTGTGAAGCCTACCTCTGCTTTTAATTCTGCTTTGCTGGACAGTGGCATCAATAACAAG GTACAACTTCTAAGAACAATGCTTCAATGGGAGGAGCAGCTGCGTTCGGAAGCAGGGCTACGACAGCTAAAGTTCGACAGGAAATTCAGGAATGCAGAGTCGCTTTCCCTCGGTGAGGTTGCAGTGGTGTGCTGGCCGCACGGGGAAATAATGAGACTGCGCAATGGTAGCACAGCCGGTGATGCTGCTAGAAGGATCGGACTTGACGGGAAGCTCGTGTCGATAAACGGGATGCTGGTGTTACCCAACACAGAGTTGAAAGATGGTGATGTAGTTGAAGTCAGGCTGTAA